In a genomic window of Roseiflexus castenholzii DSM 13941:
- a CDS encoding OsmC family protein, whose protein sequence is MAHIELTWIHDQTFLGVDSTNHSIVLSPGGGVGVKPSETMLIALASCSAVDLVEILKKQRATLHRLAITVDGEQDADPPWRYRWLHLRYQVTATGATLEKVQRAVDLALNRYCSVRSSLHPEIEVTFEVDLNTPDREAGE, encoded by the coding sequence ATGGCACACATCGAACTCACATGGATTCACGACCAAACGTTTCTTGGCGTGGATAGCACAAACCACAGCATCGTTCTTTCTCCAGGCGGCGGCGTGGGGGTCAAGCCGTCAGAAACCATGCTCATCGCGCTGGCGTCGTGCTCCGCCGTCGATTTGGTCGAAATTCTGAAAAAACAACGAGCGACGCTGCATCGGCTGGCAATCACCGTCGATGGCGAACAGGACGCCGATCCGCCGTGGCGCTACCGCTGGCTTCACCTGCGCTACCAGGTGACCGCGACTGGCGCAACGCTTGAAAAAGTGCAACGCGCGGTTGATCTGGCGCTCAACAGGTACTGCTCCGTCCGTTCTTCGTTGCACCCGGAGATCGAGGTGACGTTCGAGGTCGATCTCAATACCCCGGATCGTGAGGCAGGAGAATGA
- a CDS encoding alpha-L-fucosidase, whose product MMYEPTLESVRAHIVPDWFHDAKLGIFIHWGLYSVPGWAPTTGPLHDVVAKEGWKEWFRRNPYAEWYMNSLRIPGSPTVDYHAQHFGADFPYERFAETFNRETAAWDPAVWADLFKRAGAQYVVLTTKHHDGFLLWPSARPNPFRAGYHATRDLVGDLTSAVRAAGLRMGLYYSGGLDWTFNDRVIADIVDLFMGVPQQLEYVEYANAHWKELIDRYQPSILWNDIGYPAAANLVELFSFYYNTIPEGVINDRFTQASIGDGPPDPAAIMQALAQGMLPTPPHFDFRTPEYAVFPDIKAEKWESCRGLGYSFGYNRNETVDDMLSPVKLIRSFVDIVSKNGNLLINVGPMGDGTIPPEQAERLEALGAWLSVNGEAIYGTRPWTRAEGVTDSGIGMRFTRKGDDLYAILLDTPQQPNVTLLDVTVSPGSRVILTGYGEIAAAQHDHGLTITLPASLADAPAHAIRIVGGASAASGGGR is encoded by the coding sequence ATGATGTACGAACCAACGCTCGAATCTGTCCGCGCGCACATCGTTCCCGACTGGTTTCACGATGCGAAACTGGGGATTTTCATTCACTGGGGTCTCTACTCCGTCCCCGGATGGGCGCCGACGACAGGACCGCTCCACGATGTCGTGGCGAAAGAAGGCTGGAAAGAATGGTTCAGGCGCAATCCATACGCCGAGTGGTACATGAACTCATTGCGCATTCCCGGCAGCCCGACCGTCGATTACCACGCGCAGCATTTTGGCGCCGATTTTCCATACGAACGTTTCGCCGAGACGTTCAACCGTGAGACGGCAGCGTGGGACCCGGCAGTCTGGGCGGATCTGTTCAAGCGCGCCGGAGCGCAGTACGTTGTGCTGACCACCAAGCACCACGACGGTTTCTTGCTCTGGCCCAGCGCGCGCCCCAATCCGTTCCGCGCAGGGTACCACGCCACACGCGACCTGGTTGGCGATCTGACCAGCGCCGTGCGTGCCGCAGGGCTGCGCATGGGTCTCTATTACTCCGGCGGTCTCGATTGGACGTTCAATGACCGGGTGATCGCCGATATTGTTGACCTCTTCATGGGCGTGCCACAGCAGTTGGAGTACGTCGAGTACGCCAATGCGCACTGGAAGGAATTGATTGATCGCTATCAGCCCAGCATACTCTGGAATGACATCGGCTATCCGGCAGCAGCGAACCTGGTGGAGTTGTTTAGTTTCTACTATAACACTATTCCCGAAGGGGTCATCAACGACCGCTTCACGCAGGCGTCCATCGGCGACGGTCCGCCTGATCCGGCAGCGATCATGCAGGCGCTGGCGCAGGGCATGCTTCCCACACCGCCGCACTTCGACTTCCGCACCCCAGAGTATGCGGTGTTCCCCGACATCAAAGCCGAAAAGTGGGAGTCGTGCCGTGGTTTGGGATACTCGTTCGGCTACAACCGCAACGAAACGGTTGACGATATGCTTTCGCCCGTCAAGTTGATCCGATCATTCGTTGACATCGTCAGCAAGAATGGCAACCTGCTGATCAATGTCGGTCCGATGGGTGACGGAACGATTCCGCCGGAGCAGGCGGAGCGACTCGAAGCGCTCGGCGCGTGGCTCTCGGTCAACGGTGAAGCGATCTACGGTACGCGCCCCTGGACGCGCGCTGAGGGCGTGACCGACAGCGGCATCGGGATGCGATTTACGCGCAAGGGCGACGATCTGTATGCGATCCTCCTTGATACGCCGCAGCAGCCCAACGTCACCCTGCTTGACGTGACCGTTTCTCCAGGATCGCGTGTGATTCTGACCGGTTACGGCGAGATTGCAGCGGCACAGCACGACCACGGTTTGACCATAACCTTGCCTGCGTCGCTCGCCGATGCGCCTGCGCACGCGATCCGCATTGTTGGCGGTGCATCGGCTGCGTCGGGAGGCGGAAGGTAA
- a CDS encoding GntR family transcriptional regulator, giving the protein MSNLHQRTMTEQVMARLRDMILSGELAPGSRLDQNELARRFGVSLVPLREALARLQSRGLVRIVPHRGVFVESLSVEELLDIYQVREALEELAARLAAPRLTVADLATLDRLKIEMEQTATIDDFDAFLDLHREFHFTIYRAAGRRHLVQLIAQLWDLSARYRRFQLYAFPERARASLFEIQAILDACHRRDPDALACMVRYKVHQTVVSLLDVMQREQTVASLVNGKRIEKQQALGSTGEDAGV; this is encoded by the coding sequence ATGAGCAATCTTCACCAACGCACCATGACCGAGCAAGTCATGGCACGTCTGCGCGACATGATCCTGAGCGGCGAACTGGCGCCAGGATCGCGTCTCGACCAGAACGAACTGGCGCGACGTTTCGGCGTGAGCCTGGTGCCGCTGCGCGAGGCGCTGGCGCGGCTGCAATCGCGCGGGCTGGTGCGCATTGTTCCCCACCGTGGCGTCTTCGTCGAGTCATTGTCGGTCGAAGAGTTGCTCGACATTTATCAGGTGCGCGAGGCGCTCGAAGAACTGGCGGCGCGCCTGGCAGCGCCGCGCCTGACCGTCGCGGACCTGGCAACCCTTGATCGATTGAAAATCGAAATGGAACAGACCGCAACGATTGATGATTTCGATGCATTTCTCGATCTACACCGCGAGTTTCATTTCACGATCTACCGGGCGGCAGGACGGCGGCATCTGGTGCAGTTGATCGCTCAACTCTGGGATTTGAGCGCGCGCTATCGGCGATTTCAGTTGTATGCCTTCCCGGAGCGGGCGCGTGCGTCCCTGTTCGAGATTCAGGCGATTCTCGATGCATGTCATCGGCGCGACCCCGATGCTCTGGCGTGTATGGTGCGTTACAAGGTGCATCAAACGGTGGTCAGCCTGCTCGACGTGATGCAGCGTGAGCAGACGGTTGCGTCGCTGGTCAACGGGAAGCGCATCGAGAAACAGCAGGCGCTCGGATCCACCGGCGAGGACGCAGGCGTATGA
- a CDS encoding CaiB/BaiF CoA transferase family protein, translated as METRPLDGLLVLDFSQFLAGPSCALRLADLGAHVIKIERPDGGEAGRHLAIADLFLDGDSVLFHTINRNKLSFAANLKRTEDLERVCALIARADVLIQNFRPGVIERVGLGYEAVAAINPRIVYATGTGYGTTGPRRDLPGQDLLAQARSGLPFLNGDADQPPLPFGLAITDIFAGAHLAQGVLACLVRRGVTGRGGLVEVSLLESALDLQFEVFTAYLNDGGRLPQRSAVNNAHACLGAPYGIYATADGYLALAMGSIPQLGELLGCEAPLAHTDPATWFSARDEIKALIAAHLATQPTAYWLARLEPADYWCAEVLDWDRLTAHPGFAAVQMVQQVTRSNGMTLATTRRPIRIDGAVLTSPVGAPRVGEHNSCRVRLAMSRC; from the coding sequence ATGGAAACTCGACCGCTCGATGGCTTGCTCGTACTCGATTTCAGTCAGTTCCTGGCTGGTCCCTCGTGTGCGCTGCGCCTGGCGGATCTTGGTGCGCACGTGATTAAGATCGAACGTCCTGATGGCGGCGAAGCCGGGCGTCATCTTGCGATCGCCGATCTGTTCCTGGATGGCGACAGCGTACTGTTTCATACCATCAACCGGAACAAACTCTCCTTCGCCGCCAATCTGAAGCGTACAGAAGACCTGGAGCGGGTATGCGCCCTGATTGCTCGCGCGGATGTGCTGATTCAGAACTTTCGCCCCGGCGTCATCGAACGAGTGGGACTTGGGTACGAGGCGGTAGCGGCGATCAACCCGCGTATCGTCTATGCCACTGGTACAGGGTATGGCACAACCGGTCCGCGGCGCGATCTGCCAGGGCAGGACCTGCTGGCGCAGGCACGATCCGGACTGCCGTTTCTCAACGGCGACGCCGATCAACCGCCGCTTCCCTTCGGGCTTGCCATCACCGATATTTTTGCCGGTGCGCACCTGGCGCAGGGGGTGCTGGCATGCCTGGTACGTCGCGGTGTCACCGGGCGTGGCGGTCTGGTCGAAGTCAGCCTACTCGAATCGGCGCTCGACCTGCAATTCGAGGTGTTCACCGCCTACCTGAACGATGGCGGTCGGTTGCCGCAACGCAGCGCCGTCAATAATGCGCATGCCTGTCTTGGCGCGCCGTATGGCATCTATGCAACAGCGGACGGCTATCTGGCGCTGGCGATGGGTTCGATCCCGCAATTGGGCGAATTGCTGGGATGCGAAGCGCCGCTGGCGCACACCGATCCGGCAACATGGTTCAGCGCGCGTGATGAAATCAAAGCGCTGATCGCCGCGCACCTGGCGACTCAACCAACTGCGTACTGGCTCGCGCGATTGGAACCGGCGGACTACTGGTGCGCCGAGGTGCTCGACTGGGATCGGCTTACGGCGCATCCGGGGTTTGCCGCAGTGCAGATGGTGCAACAGGTGACGCGCAGCAACGGAATGACCCTGGCGACAACCCGGCGCCCGATACGGATCGATGGCGCTGTTCTGACATCGCCGGTTGGCGCGCCGCGCGTCGGCGAACATAATTCTTGCCGGGTACGGCTTGCAATGAGCAGGTGCTGA
- a CDS encoding L-fuconate dehydratase → MAITITRAEARDVRFPTSRTLDGSDAMNPDPDYSAAYVILHTNVPGLTGHGLTFTIGRGNELCVAACQVLLPMVVNRSLESITADMGAFWHMITGDSQLRWIGPEKGVIHLATAAVVNAVWDLWAKVEQKPLWKLLSDMSPEELVRCIDFRYISDALTPDEARDILRRQEATRAKREAEMRTHGFPAYTTSAGWIGYSDDKVRRLCREAIDAGFQHIKMKVGRDLDADRRRARLIREIIGPDRKLMADANQVWDVPQAIAWMRDLAEFDLWWIEEPTSPDDILGHAAIARAVAPVGVATGEHVQNRIVFKQLLQMNAINFCQIDACRLGGVNEVLAVILMAAKFGVPVCPHAGGVGLCEYVQHLSIWDYICVSASLENRVIEYVDHLHEHFLDPVVIRNARYMPPQTPGYSIEMKPESLAMYEYPHGAAWSNLG, encoded by the coding sequence ATGGCAATCACCATCACCCGCGCCGAAGCGCGCGACGTTCGCTTCCCCACTTCCCGCACTCTCGATGGATCGGACGCCATGAACCCCGACCCCGACTACTCGGCGGCATATGTGATTCTCCACACAAACGTCCCTGGTCTGACGGGGCACGGGCTGACCTTTACCATCGGGCGTGGCAATGAATTGTGCGTCGCCGCATGTCAGGTTTTGCTGCCGATGGTGGTGAACCGTTCCCTTGAGTCAATCACTGCTGACATGGGCGCGTTCTGGCATATGATCACCGGCGACAGCCAGTTGCGCTGGATCGGACCGGAGAAGGGCGTGATTCATCTGGCGACTGCCGCCGTGGTCAATGCGGTTTGGGACCTGTGGGCAAAGGTTGAGCAAAAACCGCTCTGGAAGTTGTTGAGCGATATGTCGCCGGAAGAACTGGTGCGCTGCATCGATTTTCGCTACATTTCCGATGCGCTGACGCCTGATGAGGCGCGTGACATTCTGCGCCGCCAGGAGGCGACGCGCGCCAAACGCGAGGCGGAAATGCGCACGCACGGGTTTCCTGCCTATACGACATCGGCGGGTTGGATCGGGTATTCCGACGACAAAGTGCGCCGGTTGTGCCGGGAAGCGATCGATGCCGGGTTCCAGCACATCAAAATGAAGGTTGGACGTGATCTCGATGCCGACCGGCGCCGCGCCCGGTTGATCCGCGAGATCATTGGACCGGATCGCAAATTAATGGCAGATGCCAACCAGGTGTGGGATGTGCCGCAGGCGATTGCCTGGATGCGCGACCTTGCAGAATTCGACCTCTGGTGGATCGAGGAGCCAACCAGCCCCGACGATATTCTGGGTCATGCGGCGATTGCCCGCGCTGTGGCGCCGGTTGGCGTGGCAACCGGCGAGCATGTCCAGAACCGCATTGTCTTCAAACAACTGTTGCAGATGAATGCCATCAATTTCTGTCAGATCGATGCCTGCCGCCTCGGCGGGGTCAACGAGGTGTTGGCGGTTATCCTGATGGCCGCAAAGTTTGGCGTACCGGTCTGCCCGCATGCTGGCGGTGTCGGGTTGTGCGAGTATGTCCAACATCTGTCGATCTGGGATTACATCTGCGTTTCCGCATCGCTGGAGAATCGTGTGATTGAATACGTCGATCATCTGCACGAGCACTTTCTCGATCCGGTTGTCATCCGCAATGCTCGCTACATGCCGCCGCAGACGCCAGGATACAGCATCGAAATGAAACCGGAGTCGCTGGCAATGTATGAGTATCCTCATGGTGCGGCATGGAGCAATCTCGGTTAA
- a CDS encoding type 2 periplasmic-binding domain-containing protein: protein MPVRLRLNYARCGYAANRLRFGGLVTFNGQRLRSTLGGAGLSVSDACRHVATAVAFARFVAESSIQCIYVTSGGQPGYCAAWNDDLANALGDGYFRDTLPTLDAAFLRLRYAGYPWFQDHAAPLVHACLAGERSAERACNGNSTARWLARTRFQSVPGWSLVCAAPGGSWCARD, encoded by the coding sequence TTGCCCGTTCGCCTGCGGCTGAATTATGCGCGCTGCGGGTATGCCGCCAACCGGTTACGCTTCGGCGGTCTGGTGACGTTCAACGGCCAACGCCTGCGTTCGACCCTCGGCGGCGCCGGTCTGTCGGTGTCGGATGCATGCCGTCACGTCGCTACTGCCGTGGCGTTCGCCCGTTTCGTCGCCGAATCGTCCATTCAGTGCATCTATGTGACCAGCGGCGGGCAACCCGGTTATTGCGCTGCCTGGAACGATGATCTCGCCAATGCCCTTGGTGACGGATACTTCCGTGACACCCTGCCGACGCTCGATGCGGCATTCTTGCGACTACGCTACGCGGGATATCCCTGGTTCCAGGACCACGCGGCGCCGCTGGTGCACGCCTGTCTTGCCGGCGAACGTTCCGCTGAAAGGGCGTGTAATGGAAACTCGACCGCTCGATGGCTTGCTCGTACTCGATTTCAGTCAGTTCCTGGCTGGTCCCTCGTGTGCGCTGCGCCTGGCGGATCTTGGTGCGCACGTGATTAA